Proteins from a single region of Centropristis striata isolate RG_2023a ecotype Rhode Island chromosome 9, C.striata_1.0, whole genome shotgun sequence:
- the LOC131978400 gene encoding cytochrome b-c1 complex subunit 10-like, whose translation MVQKILNKIVGAKYIGILRAWVPNMVAWGSVGGVALIHFTDWRLVLDYVPYIKGKFKDDE comes from the exons ATGGTGCAGAAAATACTCAATAAAATCGTCGGTGCCAAATATATTGGTATTCTGAGGGCATG GGTACCAAATATGGTCGCGTGGGGATCAGTTGGTGGAGTGGCGCTCATTCACTTCACAGACTGGCGGTTGGTGCTGGACTATGTGCCGTACATTAAAGGGAAGTTCAAAGACGACGAGTAA